The segment TGATGGCATGGAAGGAGGTTGCCCAGAGGATAGCGCATGAGGTGAAAAATCCTCTTACACCAATACAGCTTTCTGCGCAGAGATTGAGCAAAAAATACAGAGACAGATTTTCCGGAGAAGAAGGCCATGTCTTTGACGAATGCACCAAAACCATAATCAGACAGGTGGATGAATTAAAGACCCTTGTGAATGAATTCTCAAATTTTGCAAGGATGCCGTCTGCCAATCCGGCGCCGAATAATATAAATGAGATTATAAAAGAGGTTGCGGCCCTTTATCATGGCATGCCGAAAGGCATATCGTTTAGTTTAAATCTGGATGAAAAGCTTCCAATGCTGGATGTAGACCGGGACCAAATAAAAAGAGTCATCATAAACCTTCTGGATAATTCTATTGTGTCTATTGAGGGGAACGGTATGATTATACTGGAAACCTTTTACGATAAGGAATATAAGATTGCGAGGATTGAGGTGGCTGACACAGGCTGCGGGATACCGGAAGAAGATAAGCCCAGACTCTTTGAGCCATATTTTTCCACAAAGAAGTCAGGAAACGGCGGGCTTGGCCTTGCCATTGTAAGCGACATAATTGCCGATCACAGAGGCTATATAAGGGTAAAGGATAATGTCCCGGCGGGAACCCGTTTTGTAATAGAACTTCCGGTAAAGGGAGGCAGGGCTTAAGCCCGAACTTACTTAACATGAAGAGAGTAAAGAAAATAATGGTTGTGGATGATGAGGAAAGCATCAGGCAATCTCTCTCTGATGTTCTGAGAGATGAAGGGTTTGATGTAATATTGGCCGGCGACGGACATAAGGCATTAAAGATGTTGAATTCAAACCGGCCTGATTTGGTGATCCTTGATATATGGATGCCTGTAATGGACGGCACAGAGGTTTTAAAAGAAATAAAGGCAAGACAACCGGACCTTCAGGTGATAATGATATCCGGCCATGGAAATATTGAGGCGGCTGTAAAGACCATAAAGCTCGGCGCATATGATTATATAGAAAAGCCGCTTTCTCTGGAAGCCGTGCTTTTAACTGTAAAGAGGGCATTGAATGAGGGGGGTAAGGAGAGTTCGGAGTTTGGAGTTCCGGTCTCCAGCGAAGCGGGCGCGGAATTAAAATCTCAAATTCCAAATCATAGGTTTGAGGCAAAGAAAGGGCAGGCCGGCAGAATGCAGCGGACAATAAAAACGAGCATTGTCCTTGGCGGTCAGGGGCTTCACTCCGGCGGAAAGACAGGGGTTATCCTTTCTCCGCTCCCTCCCAACAGCGGTATTGTATTTACAAGCCTTTCATCAGAAGAGATGATACCCGCGCACCTTGATTATGTTTCTTCCACAGATTATGCCACTACCTTGAAGAGAGGACACGCCTCTATCATGACCATTGAGCATCTTATGGCTGTCCTGCATATATATAAAATAACCAATCTCCTGATAAAGATAGGGAGCGAGGTGCCTATAATGGACGGCTCTGCCATGGATTTCTGCCAGATGATAGAAGACAGCGGCGCTCTGGAACAGGGAGAGCCGGTAGACGATATTGTAATAGACAATACTTATTCAATCGGGAATCCTGCTAATGGGAGATATATATCCATTGAACCTTCACCCAATCTTACAATCCGGTATTCAATGGATTATCCGCCTCCGATTGGAAAACAAGAGGCGAATTTTATTCTTGACGATCCTGAGGTTTTCAGGAAAGAGATAGCCCCTGCCAGAACCTACGGCTTTGTTAAGGATTACGGCAAATTGCAAGAGATGGGTCTGGCAAAAGGGGGCAGGCTTTCCAATGTGGTGCTGGTGGGCGAAGACAGGGTAATCAATACAGCGCTTAGATTTCCCAATGAGTTTGCCAGACACAAGATACTTGATATTACCGGAGACCTCTATCTTTTGGGGAGGCCGATAAAGGGCAAGGTTACAGCAAGGATGACGGGACATACAGAAAATATCTTGCTCTTGAGGAAAATAGCGGAATGCAAGACAGCCGCTACACAAAAATAGAGGCAAAGCCGCCACCTCCCTTGAGCTTTTTTGGTAAAATGGAACGTCCTTTAAGGCTGAGGCAATGA is part of the Deltaproteobacteria bacterium genome and harbors:
- the lpxC gene encoding UDP-3-O-acyl-N-acetylglucosamine deacetylase, translated to MKRVKKIMVVDDEESIRQSLSDVLRDEGFDVILAGDGHKALKMLNSNRPDLVILDIWMPVMDGTEVLKEIKARQPDLQVIMISGHGNIEAAVKTIKLGAYDYIEKPLSLEAVLLTVKRALNEGGKESSEFGVPVSSEAGAELKSQIPNHRFEAKKGQAGRMQRTIKTSIVLGGQGLHSGGKTGVILSPLPPNSGIVFTSLSSEEMIPAHLDYVSSTDYATTLKRGHASIMTIEHLMAVLHIYKITNLLIKIGSEVPIMDGSAMDFCQMIEDSGALEQGEPVDDIVIDNTYSIGNPANGRYISIEPSPNLTIRYSMDYPPPIGKQEANFILDDPEVFRKEIAPARTYGFVKDYGKLQEMGLAKGGRLSNVVLVGEDRVINTALRFPNEFARHKILDITGDLYLLGRPIKGKVTARMTGHTENILLLRKIAECKTAATQK